From one Oceanotoga teriensis genomic stretch:
- a CDS encoding tetratricopeptide repeat protein, whose translation MKKNFLILLIFIFSFINVFSINYDELTQEARALAWSGEYKKAINIYENLIREYQNKEVYLDYSNALAWSGDIKKAINLLNSFEGEDSDIEMRKARFFYWNLNFSEAYNIFSKYKKDELEESDLAFINWYEEYKHFFIKTSYITDFLKENRENQFNIYMAYNYYDVFSVALKFDNFFFDDEYRVGKSLIEFYYDDFFSLLGISHNQYYIAEFGYVFKPFTLGFKSTKYLENYDEFIKSTSVNGGYFVFNFVLENIEFLLRANLDFIYKDYFYKDPENDLVFSYLIGSTYKNFGFKHYFDLKELNKSFIEYKDNICDFNYSISFYYDFFKKNFGAGISLGYSF comes from the coding sequence ATGAAAAAAAATTTTTTGATTTTATTAATTTTTATTTTTAGTTTTATAAATGTTTTTTCTATAAATTATGATGAATTGACTCAAGAAGCAAGAGCTTTAGCTTGGAGTGGAGAATATAAAAAAGCTATAAATATATATGAGAATTTAATAAGAGAATATCAAAATAAAGAAGTTTATCTTGATTATTCAAATGCACTTGCTTGGAGTGGAGATATAAAAAAAGCTATAAATCTTTTAAACTCTTTTGAGGGTGAAGATTCTGATATTGAAATGAGAAAAGCAAGATTTTTTTATTGGAATTTAAATTTTTCTGAAGCTTATAATATATTTTCAAAATATAAAAAAGATGAACTTGAAGAAAGTGATTTAGCTTTCATTAATTGGTATGAAGAATATAAACATTTTTTTATAAAAACTTCATATATCACTGATTTTTTGAAAGAGAATAGGGAGAATCAGTTTAATATATATATGGCTTATAATTATTATGATGTTTTTTCTGTAGCATTAAAATTTGATAATTTCTTTTTTGATGATGAATACAGAGTTGGGAAATCTTTAATAGAATTTTATTATGATGATTTTTTTTCTTTATTGGGTATAAGTCATAATCAATATTATATAGCTGAATTTGGTTATGTTTTTAAACCATTTACTCTAGGGTTTAAATCTACAAAATACCTTGAGAATTATGATGAATTTATAAAAAGTACTTCTGTTAATGGAGGGTATTTTGTTTTTAATTTTGTGTTGGAAAATATAGAGTTTTTACTAAGAGCTAATTTAGATTTTATTTATAAGGATTATTTTTATAAGGATCCTGAAAATGATTTAGTTTTTTCTTATTTGATTGGTAGTACTTATAAAAACTTTGGATTTAAACATTATTTTGATTTAAAAGAGTTGAATAAAAGTTTTATAGAATACAAGGATAATATTTGTGATTTTAATTATTCAATTAGTTTTTATTATGATTTTTTTAAGAAAAATTTTGGAGCGGGTATTTCTTTAGGATACTCTTTTTAA
- a CDS encoding aldehyde dehydrogenase, producing the protein MEQIKTDIENMRKFFSSNQTKSIEFRINQLEKLKDIIQKNQEKIMVALKDDLNKSFFESYETEIGITLSELTHTIKNLKKWSKPQKVKTPITAFPAKSYIKKVPYGVTLIMSPWNYPFNLTFAPLIGSMAGGNCSLIKVSEYSPRTSQIIEKLINENFNPNYIKVWQGEIEVNKEILNQKFDYIFFTGSTNVGKIVMKAACENLTPLTLELGGKSPCIVDKNTNIDKTAKRIAWGKYLNAGQTCVAPDYLLAHKDIKEELIEKIVYYIEKFYSQDPKQSPDYPRIISSKHFDMLIPLIENAEIYYGGEKDSQEKYISPTIINNVKWTDKIMENEIFGPILPVIVWEDLDYTINLINKRPRPLALYLFTNDKEVEEKVLNNIIFGGGVINDTIMHLSNPYLPFGGVGASGMGGYHGKYSFETFTHNMSIMKRGFWPDIKIKYPPYSGKLDTLRKLLK; encoded by the coding sequence ATCGAACAGATAAAAACTGACATAGAAAATATGAGAAAATTTTTTTCATCTAATCAAACAAAAAGTATTGAATTCAGAATAAATCAATTAGAAAAATTAAAGGATATAATACAAAAAAATCAAGAAAAAATAATGGTTGCATTAAAAGATGATTTAAACAAATCTTTTTTTGAATCTTATGAAACTGAAATAGGAATAACCTTAAGTGAATTAACCCACACTATAAAAAACTTAAAAAAATGGTCAAAACCGCAAAAAGTAAAAACACCAATAACAGCTTTTCCGGCTAAAAGTTATATTAAAAAAGTTCCATATGGAGTTACTTTAATAATGTCGCCTTGGAATTATCCTTTTAATCTAACATTTGCACCATTAATAGGTAGTATGGCAGGTGGAAATTGTTCACTTATAAAAGTTTCTGAATATTCTCCAAGAACATCTCAAATAATAGAAAAACTTATAAACGAAAATTTCAATCCAAACTATATAAAAGTATGGCAAGGAGAAATAGAAGTAAATAAAGAAATACTGAACCAAAAATTCGATTATATATTTTTTACAGGAAGTACAAACGTTGGAAAAATAGTTATGAAAGCAGCTTGTGAAAACTTAACACCATTAACTTTAGAACTTGGTGGAAAAAGTCCTTGTATAGTAGATAAAAACACAAACATAGACAAAACTGCGAAGAGAATTGCTTGGGGCAAATATTTAAATGCTGGTCAAACTTGTGTAGCACCAGATTATTTACTTGCACATAAAGATATAAAAGAAGAATTAATTGAAAAAATAGTTTATTATATAGAGAAATTTTATTCACAAGATCCAAAACAAAGTCCAGACTATCCAAGAATAATAAGTTCTAAACATTTTGATATGTTAATTCCATTGATAGAAAACGCAGAAATATATTATGGTGGTGAAAAAGATTCACAAGAAAAATATATATCACCAACAATAATAAATAATGTAAAATGGACAGACAAAATCATGGAAAATGAAATATTTGGTCCTATTCTTCCAGTAATCGTTTGGGAAGATTTAGATTATACTATAAACCTAATAAATAAAAGACCAAGACCTCTCGCATTATATTTATTCACAAATGATAAAGAAGTAGAAGAAAAAGTGTTAAACAATATAATTTTTGGTGGGGGCGTAATAAATGATACTATAATGCACCTTTCTAATCCTTATCTACCATTTGGTGGCGTAGGTGCATCTGGGATGGGCGGGTATCATGGTAAATATTCATTTGAAACTTTCACCCATAATATGAGTATAATGAAAAGAGGATTTTGGCCAGATATAAAAATAAAATATCCTCCATACTCTGGTAAATTGGATACTTTGAGAAAATTATTAAAATGA
- a CDS encoding GNAT family N-acetyltransferase: protein MNHDFFNFDEYKLKILDKTDYEIIKNLYEKCSDYFILSSNTKASNEDINELLFKLPPNKTLEDKFIFGMFLKDNLIGVIDLIKNFPEKYEWIIGLFLIDPSKRKQGFGKMFHNKLLEFAKSNNAKSIRIGVIEENIDGIKFWENIGYKKTDEISMKIKNKNHIVDIMKLKL, encoded by the coding sequence ATGAACCATGATTTTTTTAATTTTGATGAGTATAAGCTTAAAATTCTTGATAAAACTGATTATGAAATAATAAAAAACTTATATGAAAAATGTTCTGATTATTTTATTTTAAGCTCTAATACCAAAGCATCTAATGAAGATATAAATGAATTATTATTTAAACTTCCACCAAATAAAACTCTTGAAGATAAATTTATATTTGGAATGTTTTTGAAAGATAATTTAATTGGAGTAATAGATTTAATAAAAAATTTTCCAGAAAAATATGAATGGATTATTGGATTATTCCTGATAGATCCTTCAAAAAGAAAACAAGGTTTTGGAAAAATGTTTCATAATAAATTACTAGAATTTGCTAAAAGTAACAATGCAAAATCAATTAGAATAGGTGTAATAGAAGAAAATATTGATGGAATTAAATTTTGGGAAAATATTGGATATAAAAAAACAGATGAAATAAGTATGAAAATCAAAAATAAAAATCATATTGTTGATATAATGAAATTAAAACTCTAA
- a CDS encoding endonuclease/exonuclease/phosphatase family protein encodes MFKWILRILIFIFVLIAIFFGYYTFIDFKPSDYQILKVEEKNKTYIDDEFTIVSWNIGYAGMGKNMDYFMDGGTRNNPNEEESLNNFENIKKILGSINGDIILLQEVDIDSKRSFYINQYDEIKEIFKDYNSSMGFNYVNPYIPFPFNDPIGKVNAGLVEFSKYKPILSARYKLPGEYKWPLKLFHLDRCMLEMRFAFKDREVIVINTHNSAFDKGNLRKEQMEFIKNKALKEYENGNWVIIGGDWNMKFPEITDDFFESTQGVQSWVKTIDENLMPEDWKWVYDSKVPTSRSADIVYEKGVNYTTILDGFLVSPNVEVLNISADDLQFEFTDHNPVKIKLKLK; translated from the coding sequence ATGTTTAAATGGATTTTGCGGATACTAATTTTTATATTTGTTTTAATAGCTATTTTTTTTGGTTATTATACTTTTATAGATTTTAAACCATCTGATTATCAAATTTTAAAAGTTGAAGAAAAAAATAAAACATATATTGATGATGAGTTTACTATTGTATCTTGGAATATAGGATATGCTGGTATGGGGAAGAATATGGATTATTTTATGGATGGAGGTACAAGAAATAATCCTAATGAAGAAGAAAGTTTAAATAATTTTGAAAATATAAAAAAAATATTAGGAAGTATAAATGGTGATATAATTTTACTTCAAGAGGTTGATATTGATTCTAAAAGATCTTTTTATATAAATCAATATGATGAAATAAAAGAAATATTTAAAGATTATAATTCATCAATGGGTTTTAATTATGTTAATCCATATATACCTTTTCCTTTTAATGATCCAATAGGGAAAGTTAATGCTGGATTGGTTGAGTTTTCAAAATATAAGCCAATATTATCAGCAAGGTATAAGTTGCCAGGTGAGTATAAATGGCCTTTAAAATTATTTCATCTTGATAGATGTATGCTTGAGATGAGATTTGCATTTAAAGATAGAGAAGTCATTGTTATAAATACTCATAATTCTGCTTTTGATAAAGGAAATTTAAGAAAAGAACAGATGGAATTTATAAAAAATAAAGCTTTGAAAGAGTATGAAAATGGCAATTGGGTTATTATAGGTGGAGATTGGAATATGAAATTTCCAGAGATAACTGATGATTTTTTTGAATCCACTCAAGGAGTTCAAAGTTGGGTAAAAACAATAGATGAAAATTTAATGCCAGAAGATTGGAAATGGGTATATGACTCTAAAGTTCCAACTTCAAGATCTGCCGATATAGTTTATGAAAAAGGAGTAAACTATACAACTATATTAGATGGTTTTTTAGTTTCTCCAAATGTAGAAGTTTTAAATATTAGTGCAGATGATCTTCAATTTGAATTTACAGATCATAATCCTGTAAAAATAAAGCTTAAACTCAAATAA
- a CDS encoding DEAD/DEAH box helicase, protein MEKLEKFKSLGLSENTLKALSRKGFEEPSPIQEKTIPYLLSGEKNVIGQAQTGTGKTAAFGIPLVEKLNRKPGSVQALILTPTRELAVQVSEEINSLRGYKKLKIMPIYGGASIEAQIRELKKGIDIIVGTPGRVIDHINRGTLDLSKISFFILDEADEMLNMGFIEDVEKILSKTNNEKRMLMFSATMPSKIKVLAKKYMGEFDIISVKEEQLTTDLAEQIYFEVRKSDKFEALSRIIDVEENFYGLVFTRTKVDAEEVANRLIDRGYSAEALHGDISQYQRERILKKFKTKNSNILVATDVAARGIDIENLTHVINYSLPQNPESYVHRIGRTGRAGNEGTAITFVTPEEYRKLLFIKRFAKAEIKKSTIPEIKDVINTKKQKIKEDIKSTLSDNINNVYEVLAKDLIEEFKEPEKIIAAVLKNVYQDELETNNYNEIKEVSIDKKGKTRLFVALGRADEMNPKKLVDYIEKETKVPGRIIRDVRVFEKFSFITVPFEDAEIITAIFKKKSKGRKPLIERAKEKKDNNDRNDNRNNDRRSNGRNSSRNYDNNNRRNNYNKKNNSSDRPKRNYNKSANN, encoded by the coding sequence ATGGAAAAACTTGAAAAATTTAAATCGCTGGGTCTTTCTGAAAATACATTAAAAGCGCTTTCCAGAAAAGGATTTGAAGAACCATCCCCAATACAGGAAAAAACAATCCCTTACCTTTTATCTGGTGAAAAAAATGTAATCGGACAGGCTCAAACAGGAACAGGAAAAACAGCTGCCTTCGGTATTCCTTTAGTTGAAAAACTCAACAGAAAACCTGGAAGTGTTCAAGCATTAATATTAACACCTACAAGAGAATTAGCTGTACAGGTATCTGAAGAAATTAACTCGTTAAGAGGATACAAAAAACTAAAGATAATGCCTATATATGGCGGTGCATCCATTGAGGCCCAGATAAGAGAGTTGAAAAAAGGTATAGATATAATTGTCGGTACACCTGGAAGGGTTATCGACCATATAAATAGAGGAACACTCGATCTAAGTAAAATATCTTTTTTCATACTCGACGAAGCTGATGAAATGTTAAACATGGGATTCATTGAAGATGTAGAAAAAATTCTCAGCAAAACAAATAATGAAAAAAGAATGTTAATGTTCTCTGCAACAATGCCTTCTAAAATTAAGGTACTTGCAAAAAAATACATGGGAGAATTCGACATAATCTCTGTAAAAGAGGAACAATTAACAACAGATCTTGCTGAACAAATTTATTTTGAAGTAAGAAAAAGTGACAAATTTGAAGCATTGAGTAGAATTATCGATGTTGAAGAAAATTTTTATGGATTGGTATTTACAAGAACAAAAGTAGATGCTGAAGAAGTAGCCAACAGATTAATAGACAGAGGATACAGTGCTGAAGCATTACATGGTGATATATCACAATATCAAAGAGAAAGAATATTAAAAAAATTCAAAACTAAAAATTCAAATATCTTAGTAGCAACTGATGTTGCCGCAAGAGGTATAGATATTGAAAATTTAACTCATGTAATAAATTATTCATTACCACAAAACCCAGAATCTTATGTACATAGAATAGGTAGAACTGGTAGAGCTGGAAATGAAGGTACTGCAATAACTTTTGTTACTCCAGAAGAATATAGAAAATTACTTTTTATAAAAAGATTTGCAAAAGCTGAAATTAAAAAATCTACTATACCAGAAATAAAAGATGTAATAAATACAAAAAAACAAAAAATAAAAGAAGATATAAAAAGTACTTTGTCTGACAATATAAACAATGTATATGAAGTACTTGCAAAAGATCTAATAGAAGAGTTTAAAGAACCAGAAAAAATTATAGCTGCTGTACTAAAAAATGTTTATCAAGATGAACTCGAAACAAATAATTATAATGAAATTAAAGAAGTTTCTATAGACAAAAAAGGAAAAACAAGATTATTTGTTGCTCTTGGTAGAGCTGATGAAATGAATCCAAAAAAACTTGTAGATTATATAGAAAAAGAAACTAAAGTTCCAGGAAGAATTATAAGAGATGTAAGAGTATTCGAGAAATTTTCCTTTATAACAGTTCCTTTTGAAGATGCAGAAATCATAACAGCTATATTCAAGAAAAAATCTAAAGGTAGAAAACCTTTAATAGAAAGAGCAAAAGAGAAAAAAGATAATAATGATAGAAATGATAATAGAAACAATGACAGAAGAAGTAATGGAAGAAATTCATCAAGAAATTATGATAACAACAATAGAAGAAACAATTATAACAAAAAAAATAACAGCTCAGACAGACCAAAAAGGAATTATAATAAATCAGCAAATAACTAA
- a CDS encoding HAD family hydrolase, whose translation MLKAVIFDMDGVLVDSEPLHKKSNEIFFEQLGIKLSKNLYSTFIGMSNGEMWSIIKKECNLEQSVEELIKKAQDLSYNYMEKNLTDTPIDGVLNLLEGLKVNKIKIALASSSPLKLINLVTKRLRIKDYFDVILSGEEVQNGKPAPDIFIEAARRLDVYPEECVVIEDSHNGLKGANKAKCKTIAYDSPNSPNQDLSIANGVVNNIQNINIEYLLDLFK comes from the coding sequence ATGTTAAAAGCTGTAATTTTTGATATGGATGGGGTTTTAGTTGATTCTGAACCTCTTCATAAAAAATCAAATGAAATTTTTTTTGAACAATTGGGTATAAAACTTAGTAAAAATTTATATTCAACATTTATTGGTATGTCAAATGGCGAAATGTGGTCAATAATAAAAAAAGAATGCAACTTAGAGCAATCTGTGGAAGAGCTTATTAAAAAAGCACAAGATTTGAGTTATAATTATATGGAAAAAAATCTTACTGATACACCTATAGACGGAGTATTAAATCTTTTAGAAGGATTAAAGGTTAATAAAATAAAAATAGCTTTAGCATCGTCCTCACCATTAAAATTAATAAATCTTGTAACCAAAAGACTTAGAATAAAAGATTATTTTGATGTCATTTTAAGTGGTGAAGAAGTTCAAAATGGAAAACCTGCTCCAGATATATTCATCGAAGCTGCAAGAAGACTTGATGTATATCCAGAAGAATGCGTTGTAATAGAAGATTCACATAATGGATTAAAAGGAGCAAATAAAGCAAAATGTAAAACCATCGCTTATGATTCTCCAAACTCTCCTAATCAAGATTTAAGTATAGCAAATGGAGTTGTTAATAACATTCAAAATATAAACATCGAGTATTTATTAGATTTATTCAAATAA
- a CDS encoding methyl-accepting chemotaxis protein translates to MSIKIKNILSISIGILILFILILFSNISFYNSKRENVETLLTSTNQLIKSNFENFFENTSESLTFFANDANVKGALSKTDEENAWMLKIFDNIVKNHTNILNAYIGLEDKRFYIKPDQKMPDGYDPTIRPWYINSLKNKGTVQISEPYEDASSKQILISLSLDVTDQSGNFIGVIAFDLRMDKLAKALTEYKKFNSQYSYLLNERGITLLHADRTKIGGDISDNDLFKKATEPMGFIEYEYEGDKKIVFYEKSDVKDWIYYTVVDSKEVMQDPTSSLIINLSITVITTIAIIVFILFTSNKFITKPLHILSEKISKFGKGDLNTVFDYKTKDEIGKISNVLEEMKSNLTKIVSTILESGEQTNKSAEDLSALAVEFSTTSQELAEKVSSIRDGASNVSANVEEVSSGVEEVASSATLISQAAQELNDSASKSELSANEGSKTIDKIKEIIKEAVSESKNTEKNVNKLSSNAENVGSIVETINSITEQTNLLALNAAIEAARAGEAGKGFAVVADEIRKLAEESRKATEKIGDILNDIKNGTIDVDNSTKNVVNVIENISTSMIDLSSKFEIIQTSVEEMNSGIQNLTASSQEQSASAEEMSSAMVNVTKLIEEISDQITEASEGINNQSDGSNNVSASAQELSALSEQLLEQIKFFKL, encoded by the coding sequence ATGAGTATAAAAATTAAAAACATTTTATCCATATCCATAGGTATATTAATATTATTTATATTAATATTATTTAGTAATATAAGCTTTTATAATTCAAAAAGAGAAAATGTTGAAACACTCCTAACTTCAACAAATCAACTAATAAAAAGTAATTTCGAAAATTTTTTTGAAAATACTTCAGAATCATTGACTTTTTTTGCCAATGATGCAAATGTAAAAGGAGCTCTTTCAAAAACAGATGAAGAAAATGCTTGGATGCTAAAAATATTTGATAATATAGTTAAAAATCATACAAATATATTAAATGCTTATATTGGATTAGAGGATAAAAGATTTTATATAAAACCAGATCAAAAAATGCCTGATGGGTATGATCCTACAATACGACCTTGGTATATCAATTCTTTAAAAAATAAAGGGACTGTTCAAATTTCAGAACCTTATGAAGATGCTTCTTCAAAACAAATACTAATATCATTATCTTTAGATGTTACAGATCAAAGTGGAAATTTTATAGGAGTAATAGCTTTTGATTTGAGAATGGATAAATTGGCTAAAGCTTTAACAGAATACAAAAAATTTAACTCTCAATATTCATATTTACTAAATGAAAGGGGAATAACTTTATTACATGCCGATAGGACAAAAATCGGTGGAGATATATCAGATAATGATCTATTTAAAAAAGCTACCGAACCGATGGGTTTTATTGAATATGAATATGAAGGAGATAAAAAAATTGTTTTTTATGAAAAATCTGATGTAAAAGATTGGATATATTATACTGTTGTTGATTCAAAAGAGGTAATGCAAGATCCTACTTCCTCATTAATAATAAATTTGTCTATAACTGTTATAACAACTATAGCAATAATAGTATTTATATTATTCACATCAAATAAATTTATAACAAAACCACTACATATTTTATCTGAAAAGATAAGTAAATTTGGTAAAGGTGACTTAAATACAGTATTTGATTATAAAACAAAAGATGAAATAGGAAAAATTTCTAATGTATTAGAAGAAATGAAATCAAATTTAACCAAAATAGTATCTACAATTCTCGAATCTGGTGAACAAACAAACAAATCAGCAGAAGATTTATCGGCATTAGCAGTAGAATTTTCTACAACATCACAAGAACTCGCTGAAAAAGTTTCAAGTATAAGAGATGGAGCTTCAAATGTTTCAGCAAATGTTGAAGAAGTTAGTTCTGGAGTAGAAGAAGTAGCCTCTTCTGCAACATTAATTTCACAAGCAGCTCAAGAATTAAATGATTCTGCATCAAAATCCGAATTATCTGCAAATGAAGGATCTAAAACTATAGATAAAATAAAAGAAATAATAAAAGAAGCTGTATCAGAATCAAAAAATACAGAAAAAAATGTAAATAAACTATCTTCAAACGCTGAAAATGTAGGTAGCATAGTGGAAACAATAAATTCAATTACAGAACAAACAAACTTACTTGCATTAAACGCTGCAATTGAAGCAGCTCGTGCTGGAGAAGCAGGAAAAGGTTTTGCTGTAGTTGCGGATGAAATAAGAAAATTAGCTGAAGAATCAAGAAAAGCTACTGAAAAAATAGGGGATATATTAAATGACATAAAAAATGGAACTATAGATGTAGATAATTCAACAAAAAATGTTGTAAATGTAATAGAAAATATCTCAACATCTATGATAGATTTATCAAGTAAATTTGAAATAATACAAACAAGTGTTGAAGAAATGAATTCAGGAATTCAAAATCTTACCGCAAGTAGTCAAGAACAATCAGCCTCAGCAGAAGAAATGAGTTCAGCTATGGTCAATGTAACAAAATTAATAGAAGAAATTTCTGATCAAATAACCGAAGCTTCTGAAGGAATTAATAATCAATCTGATGGTTCAAATAATGTCAGTGCAAGTGCTCAAGAATTATCTGCACTTTCTGAACAATTATTAGAGCAAATAAAATTCTTTAAATTATAA
- the ftsH gene encoding ATP-dependent zinc metalloprotease FtsH, protein MAENNNNPKMFNILWVYIILILIFFFAINSLTKSPIQELDYSQLIRMINNNQIVKLNIENTGIVKAETKEGLKYDIFAPTMLYDKEYVMAMANTGIEVTYTKSITSSWWVGLISSLFPIIILILFWFWMLKPMMGGSGKSGGFPFSKNLARKYDPSKNKITFDKVAGIDEAKEELKDIVQYLKDPKSFNTLGARMPKGVILVGPPGTGKTLTARAVAGEAGVPFFYISGSDFVELYVGVGASRVRELFKQAKENSPAIIFIDEIDAVGRQRGAGLGGGNDEREQTLNSLLVEMDGFDDDVGVVVMAATNRPDILDKALLRPGRFDKKVVIDGPDLEGREEILKVHIRGKKIAPDVDLKTLAKRTPGFVGADLENLINEGALLAIRNKNTYITMEDLEEAIERVMAGPERKSRIISEKEKKILTYHELGHAFLGYLLPNSDPVHKITIVPRGHSALGYTLQLPEEDKFLISRSELYDRITIALGGRAAEQLIFDSITTGAGDDLKKATKYAKMMISKLGMSEKMGPMVWQDDDDEVFLGKELTRSKNYSDETAKSIDGEIKNIINKCYTLALKILEENKQRLDLIATYLYKVENISGEKFKELMEMDLYSLETKIKFDESV, encoded by the coding sequence ATGGCAGAAAACAATAACAACCCAAAAATGTTTAATATATTATGGGTCTATATAATTCTTATACTCATTTTCTTCTTTGCTATAAATAGCCTTACAAAATCTCCTATTCAAGAACTTGATTATTCTCAACTCATAAGAATGATTAATAATAATCAAATAGTAAAGCTAAATATTGAAAATACTGGTATAGTAAAGGCAGAAACTAAAGAAGGATTAAAATATGATATATTCGCTCCAACAATGCTTTATGATAAAGAATATGTCATGGCTATGGCCAATACAGGTATAGAAGTAACCTATACTAAAAGTATAACTTCTTCATGGTGGGTTGGACTTATAAGTTCTTTATTCCCTATAATAATATTAATACTGTTCTGGTTCTGGATGCTAAAACCTATGATGGGTGGAAGTGGAAAGTCTGGAGGATTCCCTTTCAGTAAAAATCTTGCAAGAAAGTACGATCCTTCAAAAAATAAAATAACTTTTGATAAAGTAGCTGGAATAGATGAAGCTAAAGAAGAATTAAAAGATATAGTACAATATTTAAAAGATCCAAAATCATTCAACACTTTAGGGGCAAGAATGCCTAAAGGTGTAATACTCGTTGGGCCTCCTGGTACTGGGAAAACTTTAACAGCAAGAGCTGTTGCAGGTGAAGCTGGTGTTCCATTTTTTTATATAAGTGGTTCTGATTTTGTTGAATTATATGTGGGAGTTGGAGCATCACGTGTTAGAGAACTTTTCAAACAAGCTAAAGAAAATTCACCAGCAATAATATTCATAGATGAAATAGATGCTGTTGGTAGGCAAAGAGGTGCCGGACTTGGTGGTGGAAATGATGAAAGAGAACAAACTTTAAACTCTTTACTTGTTGAAATGGATGGTTTTGATGATGATGTCGGCGTAGTCGTAATGGCCGCAACAAATAGACCTGATATACTGGATAAGGCACTATTAAGACCTGGAAGATTTGATAAAAAAGTTGTTATCGATGGTCCAGATTTAGAAGGAAGAGAAGAAATACTAAAAGTCCACATAAGAGGAAAGAAAATAGCTCCAGATGTAGACTTAAAAACTCTAGCAAAAAGAACTCCTGGATTTGTTGGAGCAGATCTCGAAAACCTCATAAATGAAGGTGCTTTATTGGCAATAAGAAATAAAAATACTTATATAACGATGGAAGATTTAGAAGAAGCTATTGAAAGAGTTATGGCAGGACCAGAAAGAAAATCAAGAATAATATCTGAAAAAGAAAAGAAAATACTAACTTATCATGAATTAGGACATGCATTCTTGGGTTATTTATTACCTAATTCAGATCCTGTTCATAAAATAACAATTGTTCCAAGAGGACATTCTGCATTAGGATATACTCTTCAACTACCAGAAGAAGATAAATTCTTGATTAGCAGATCCGAACTATATGATAGAATTACCATAGCCCTTGGTGGAAGAGCTGCAGAACAATTGATATTTGATTCAATAACAACTGGAGCTGGTGATGATTTAAAAAAGGCTACAAAATATGCCAAAATGATGATATCTAAACTTGGAATGAGTGAAAAAATGGGTCCTATGGTCTGGCAAGATGATGATGATGAAGTATTCTTGGGAAAAGAATTGACCAGATCTAAAAATTATTCTGATGAAACCGCCAAATCAATAGACGGCGAAATTAAAAATATAATTAATAAATGTTATACTCTTGCATTAAAAATACTTGAAGAAAACAAACAAAGATTAGATTTGATAGCAACTTATCTCTATAAAGTAGAAAATATAAGTGGTGAAAAATTTAAAGAACTTATGGAAATGGACTTGTATTCTCTTGAAACAAAAATTAAATTTGATGAATCTGTATAA